One window of the Salminus brasiliensis chromosome 1, fSalBra1.hap2, whole genome shotgun sequence genome contains the following:
- the herpud2 gene encoding homocysteine-responsive endoplasmic reticulum-resident ubiquitin-like domain member 2 protein isoform X2, which produces MDQDAADSPVTLIIRAPNQKYEDQTISCFLDWTVEKLKKHISDVYPSKPMSKEQRLVYSGRLLQDHQQLRDVLRTQEEYHMVHLVCAPRSPSTPSADSSDLTSPSVTSDHSATNAETFGPSPSVTVSYQDVPGPSITGSSDGLRHRGGPTHARGLTPDPTDAVQWPQGMPFSTLAAPSAGLPAHPVYTPMQMLWWQQMYARQYYMQYQAVMAASQAPSEPPPPPPSSPHPTPVPAPPNEPAAPMGPNPAPNPVPEEQPANQNLQMNAQGGAMLNEDELNRDWLDWLYTVSRAAILLSIVYFYSSFSRFVMVIGAMLLVYLHQAGWFPFRAELQNPVAAEGPQDEAERNNDMQEMERIMDEGIEDDDGESGEEGPEDTALARPGFLTTTWSFISTFFTSLVPEGPPRATN; this is translated from the exons ATGGACCAGGATGCAGCCGACAGTCCGGTCACCCTCATTATCCGGGCTCCGAACCAGAAATATGAAGACCAGACCATCAGCTGCTTCCTGGACTGGACCGTCGAGAAGCTGAAGAAGCACATCTCCGACGTGTACCCCAGTAAACCG ATGTCTAAAGAGCAGAGGCTGGTTTACTCCGGGCGTCTCCTGCAGGACCACCAGCAGCTCCGGGATGTTCTGAGAACG CAGGAGGAGTATCACATGGTACACTTGGTGTGTGCACCACGCAGCCCCTCCACTCCGTCTGCTGACAGCAGTGACCTCACCAGCCCCTCCGTgacctctgatcacagtgccACC AATGCTGAGACTTTTGGCCCCTCCCCCTCAGTTACTGTGTCCTATCAGGATGTTCCTGGCCCCTCCATCACAGGAAGTTCAGATGGGCTGCGGCACCGAGGGGGTCCTACACATGCTCGTGGATTGACTCCTGACCCCACAGACGCAGTGCAGTG GCCTCAGGGAATGCCGTTCTCCACACTGGCAGCTCCTTCTGCTGGACTCCCAGCACACCCTGTATACACACCTATGCAGATGCTGTGGTGGCAGCAGATGTACGCCCGCCAGTACTATATGCAATA TCAAGCTGTGATGGCTGCTTCCCAGGCCCCCTCAGAGCCCCCGCCTCCGCCTCCTTCTAGTCCACACCCTACCCCGGTTCCAGCACCGCCCAACGAACCCGCAGCCCCTATGGGGCCAAACCCTGCCCCCAATCCCGTCCCAGAGGAGCAGCCAGCTAATCAGAACCTGCAGATGAACGCTCAGGGTGGGGCTATGCTGAACGAGGATGAGCTGAACCGTGattggctggactggctgtacACAGTCTCGCGTGCTGCTATTCTGCTCAGCATCGTCTACTTCTACTCCTCCTTCAGCCGCTTTGTCATGGTGATCGGCGCCATGCTGCTCGTCTACCT gCACCAGGCTGGCTGGTTCCCATTCAGAGCGGAGCTGCAGAACCCAGTAGCAGCAGAAGGCCCGCAGGATGAAGCTGAGAGAAACAACGACATGCAGGAAATG gaGCGGATCATGGATGAAGGGATTGAGGATGACGATGGCGAGAGTGGGGAGGAAGGCCCTGAGGACACAGCTCTGGCCAGACCGGGCTTTCTGACGACCACATGGTCATTCATCAGCACTTTCTTCACCTCTTTAGTGCCCGAGGGTCCGCCTCGCGCCACCAACTAA
- the dpy19l1l gene encoding dpy-19-like 1, like encodes MAAKTKKQVVKEQQAGERERSPAAPGRGRRARDNRAPPQGSQNPGRAGSFTALLRNRLGLGPSAFIRLLTVLTLAALAGSFHWYHLFHLFENDRHFSHMSGLEKEMAFRTEMGLYYSYFKTIIEAPTFLNGLHLIMNDRLTEYPLIINTLKRFNLYPEVVLASWYRVYSTVMGFLKIPTKMCWSINRGEGLDPVDSCEGMGDPAYFYVTFVFLLNGVMMSLFYLYGTYLSGSRVGGVVTVSCFFFNHGESTRVMWTPPLRESFSYPFLVLQMLLLTYILRSRKPSRNAVLALCVSNVVFMLPWQFAQFVLLTQVASLFATYILGYLSPDKMQTVLITHMVALGVCFVLMFGNSMLLTSFYASSLISIWGIIALRRRFVETFGSGLLTWVMQCLAWVVTTVILKFMLAVVLGASDDAHISSLIKSKFTSYKDFDTMMYTCAAEFDFMEMETVLRYLKTLLLPVNVLVVGVVAVRTVKDILSFLRHPSPAEPENDNSSDQSEKLVKGVMVYHSLQLLAFAVLAVLIMRLKLFLTPHMCLMACLLCSRQLFGWVGEKVKQHIVVYGILSIMAVQGVVNLQNQWGIMGEFSNLPQEDLLEWIKENTPQSSVFAGAMPTMASVKLSTGRAIVNHPHYEDAGLRERTKLVYAMYSRKPVEVVKRNLMTLQVDYFILEDSWCTRRSRPGCSMPEIWDVEDPQNAGKTPLCTLMARETRPHFSTVFHNSVYKVLKVPRASR; translated from the exons ATGGCAGCCAAGACAAAGAAGCAGGTCGTGAAGGAGCAGCAGGCGGGGGAGAGGGAGCGCAGCCCCGCGGCTCCGGGCAGAGGCAGGCGGGCTAGGGATAACAGAGCGCCGCCACAGGGGAGCCAGAACCCGGGCAGAGCTGGGAGCTTCACCGCGCTCCTGCGGAACCGACTCGGCCTGGGTCCGTCTGCCTTCATTAGGCTGCTGACTGTTCTAACTCTCG CTGCCCTCGCAGGATCGTTCCACTG GTACCATCTGTTTCATCTGTTTGAGAACGACAgacatttctcccacatgtcCGGCTTGGAGAAGGAAATGGCCTTCAGGACTGAGATG GGGCTTTATTACTCCTACTTTAAAACCATTATCgaggctcccaccttcctgaacGGGCTCCATCTCATCATGAACGACAGGCTGACGGAGTATCCCCTGATCATAAACACCCTCAAGAGGTTCAACCTGTACCCAGAG GTGGTCCTGGCCAGCTGGTACCGTGTGTACTCCACTGTAATGGGCTTCCTCAAGATCCCCACCAAGATGTGTTGGTCAATCAACAGGGGGGAGGGTCTGGATCCGGTGGACAGCTGTGAAG GAATGGGGGATCCTGCCTATTTCTATGTGACGTTCGTGTTCCTCCTGAACGGGGTCATGATGAGCCTGTTCTACCTTTATGGGACATATCTCAG TGGCAGTCGGGTCGGTGGGGTGGTCACAGTGTcctgtttcttttttaatcaTGGAGAG AGTACGAGGGTGATGTGGACTCCACCCCTCAGAGAGAGTTTCTCCTACCCGTTCCTTGTTCTGCAGATGCTCCTCCTCACCTACATCCTCAG GAGCCGTAAGCCGAGCCGTAACGCAGTGctggctctgtgtgtgtctaaTGTGGTGTTTATGTTACCCTGGCAGTTTGCTCAGTTCGTCTTGCTCACACAG GTGGCCTCTCTTTTCGCCACGTACATCCTGGGCTACCTGAGTCCAGATAAAATGCAGACTGTCCTGATCACTCACATG GtggctctgggtgtgtgttttgtgctgaTGTTTGGGAACTCCATGCTGCTCACCTCCTTCTACGCCTCCTCCCTCATCTCCATCTGG GGGATCATTGCACTCAGACGTCGGTTTGTAGAAACCTTCGGATCTGGACTCCTCACCTGG gTCATGCAGTGCCTTGCTTGGGTCGTGACCACAGTCATTCTGAAGTTCATGCTGGCGGTGGTTCTCGGGGCGTCGGATGAC GCTCACATCAGCAGCCTCATCAAGTCCAAATTCACCAGCTACAAAGACTTCGACACCATGATGTACACCTGTGCTGCTGAGTTCGACTTCATGGAGATGGAG ACGGTGTTGAGGTATCTGAAAACCCTGCTGCTGCCCGTGAACGTgctggtggtgggggtggttgCTGTGCGG ACCGTAAAGGACATCCTCTCCTTCCTCAGACATCCGAGCCCTGCTGAACCCGAAAACgacaacagctctgacca GTCGGAGAAGTTGGTGAAGGGCGTG atgGTGTACCACAGTCTGCAGCTGCTGGCCTTTGCGGTTCTGGCTGTCCTCATCATGAGGCTGAAACTCTTCCTCACTCCTCACATGTGCCTGATGGCATGTCTGCTGTGCTCCAGACag cttttCGGCTGGGTCGGTGAGAAGGTGAAGCAGCACATAGTCGTTTACGGCATCCTCTCCATAATGGCCGTTCAGGGCGTGGTCAACCTCCAGAACCAGTGGGGCATTATGGGAGAATTCAGTAACCTGCCGCAGGAGGACCTGCTGGAGTGGATAAAGGAGAACACTCCACAGA GTTCAGTGTTCGCAGGCGCAATGCCCACCATGGCCAGTGTGAAGCTGTCTACCGGCAGAGCCATTGTCAACCATCCACACTACGAGGACGCAGGACTGAG GGAGAGGACGAAGCTGGTGTACGCAATGTACAGTCGTAAGCCGGTGGAGGTGGTGAAGAGGAACCTGATGACTCTGCAGGTGGACTACTTCATTCTGGAGGACTCGTGGTGCACCAGACGGTCCAG GCCGGGGTGCAGCATGCCGGAAATCTGGGACGTGGAGGACCCTCAGAATGCTGGGAAAACCCCCCTCTGTACCCTCATGGCCAGAGAAACGCGGCCGCACTTCAGCACCGTCTTTCACAACAGCGTTTACAAAGTCCTGAAAGTGCCCAGAGCCTCCAGATAA
- the herpud2 gene encoding homocysteine-responsive endoplasmic reticulum-resident ubiquitin-like domain member 2 protein isoform X1, with protein MDQDAADSPVTLIIRAPNQKYEDQTISCFLDWTVEKLKKHISDVYPSKPMSKEQRLVYSGRLLQDHQQLRDVLRTVRRRDTETQEEYHMVHLVCAPRSPSTPSADSSDLTSPSVTSDHSATNAETFGPSPSVTVSYQDVPGPSITGSSDGLRHRGGPTHARGLTPDPTDAVQWPQGMPFSTLAAPSAGLPAHPVYTPMQMLWWQQMYARQYYMQYQAVMAASQAPSEPPPPPPSSPHPTPVPAPPNEPAAPMGPNPAPNPVPEEQPANQNLQMNAQGGAMLNEDELNRDWLDWLYTVSRAAILLSIVYFYSSFSRFVMVIGAMLLVYLHQAGWFPFRAELQNPVAAEGPQDEAERNNDMQEMERIMDEGIEDDDGESGEEGPEDTALARPGFLTTTWSFISTFFTSLVPEGPPRATN; from the exons ATGGACCAGGATGCAGCCGACAGTCCGGTCACCCTCATTATCCGGGCTCCGAACCAGAAATATGAAGACCAGACCATCAGCTGCTTCCTGGACTGGACCGTCGAGAAGCTGAAGAAGCACATCTCCGACGTGTACCCCAGTAAACCG ATGTCTAAAGAGCAGAGGCTGGTTTACTCCGGGCGTCTCCTGCAGGACCACCAGCAGCTCCGGGATGTTCTGAGAACGGTACGAAGGCGTGACACAGAGACG CAGGAGGAGTATCACATGGTACACTTGGTGTGTGCACCACGCAGCCCCTCCACTCCGTCTGCTGACAGCAGTGACCTCACCAGCCCCTCCGTgacctctgatcacagtgccACC AATGCTGAGACTTTTGGCCCCTCCCCCTCAGTTACTGTGTCCTATCAGGATGTTCCTGGCCCCTCCATCACAGGAAGTTCAGATGGGCTGCGGCACCGAGGGGGTCCTACACATGCTCGTGGATTGACTCCTGACCCCACAGACGCAGTGCAGTG GCCTCAGGGAATGCCGTTCTCCACACTGGCAGCTCCTTCTGCTGGACTCCCAGCACACCCTGTATACACACCTATGCAGATGCTGTGGTGGCAGCAGATGTACGCCCGCCAGTACTATATGCAATA TCAAGCTGTGATGGCTGCTTCCCAGGCCCCCTCAGAGCCCCCGCCTCCGCCTCCTTCTAGTCCACACCCTACCCCGGTTCCAGCACCGCCCAACGAACCCGCAGCCCCTATGGGGCCAAACCCTGCCCCCAATCCCGTCCCAGAGGAGCAGCCAGCTAATCAGAACCTGCAGATGAACGCTCAGGGTGGGGCTATGCTGAACGAGGATGAGCTGAACCGTGattggctggactggctgtacACAGTCTCGCGTGCTGCTATTCTGCTCAGCATCGTCTACTTCTACTCCTCCTTCAGCCGCTTTGTCATGGTGATCGGCGCCATGCTGCTCGTCTACCT gCACCAGGCTGGCTGGTTCCCATTCAGAGCGGAGCTGCAGAACCCAGTAGCAGCAGAAGGCCCGCAGGATGAAGCTGAGAGAAACAACGACATGCAGGAAATG gaGCGGATCATGGATGAAGGGATTGAGGATGACGATGGCGAGAGTGGGGAGGAAGGCCCTGAGGACACAGCTCTGGCCAGACCGGGCTTTCTGACGACCACATGGTCATTCATCAGCACTTTCTTCACCTCTTTAGTGCCCGAGGGTCCGCCTCGCGCCACCAACTAA